In the genome of Candidatus Methylomirabilota bacterium, the window CGACTACTACTTCCTGGTCGCCCTGCCGTTCGCGTTCCTGGTCTCGGCGACGGCCGGATTGATCCTCGAGCGCGGCGTGATCCGCTTCCTCTACGGCCGGCCGCTCGAGACGCTGCTCCTGACCTGGGGCGTGAGCCTGATCATCCAGCAGGGGCTGCGGCTGTGGTTCGGGGCGGCCAACGTCGACGTGACGTCGCCGGGCTGGCTCTCCGGCGGGATCCCGGTGATGGTGGGCGTGCAGCTGCCGTACAACCGGCTCTTCATCATCGGGCTGGCCGCGGTCTGCGTGGCCGCGATGTACCTCCTGCTGTTCCGCACCGACGCCGGGCTGCGCATTCGCGCGGTCACCCAGAACCGCGGGATGGCCGCGTGCCTGGGGGTGCGGGCGCGATGGGTGGACGCGGGCACCTTCGCGCTCGGCGCGGGGCTCGCGGGCCTCGCGGGCTGCGCGATCACCCAGATCGGCAACGTGGGCCCCGAGCTCGGTCAGAACTACATCGTGGACTCGTTCATGGTCGTGGTCACCGGCGGAGTCGGCAAGCTGCTCGGCAGCATCCTGGCCGCGATCGGCATCGGCGGCCTGAACAAGATCATCGAGCCAGGAATGGGCGCCGTGTTCGGCAAGGTCCTGATCCTGGTGCTGGTGATCCTGTTCATTCAGCGCCGGCCCTCCGGGCTCTTCGCCACCAAGGGACGCTATGCGGAGTCCTGAGCGCTGGGGGCTCCTCGCGGCCGCCACGGTCCTGGTGGTGCTGCTGCCCGCGCTCAACGCGCTGCCCGCGGGCTCGCCGCTGCGGGTGTCCGACTTCACCCTGAACCTCTTCGGCAAGTTCCTGGCCTACGCGATTTTGGCTCTCGGGATCGACTTGATCTGGGGCTACACCGGCGTGCTCTCGCTGGGCCACGGCGTCTTCTTCGGCCTCGGGGCCTACGCGATGGGCATGCACCTGATGCTCGAGATCGGCACCCGCAGCGTGTACGGCAACGTGTTGCCCGACTTCATGGTGTGGAACCGGGTGACCGAGCTGCCGCTCTTCTGGAAGCCGTTCTACAGCGTGCCCTTCACTCTCGTGGCGGTGCTGGTCGTGCCCGCGCTGTTCGCCTTCGTGTTCGGCTACCTCACGTTCCGCAGCCGCATCCGCGGCGTGTACTTCTCGATCATCACCCAGGCCCTGGCCCTGTCCACCTGGCTGATGTTCAACCGGAACGCGATGAACCTGGGCGGCACCAACGGGCTCAGCGGGTTCAAGTCCATCTTCGGCTTCGGCCTGAACAGCCCGGCGACGCAGCGGACCCTCTACGTCGCGACCGCGCTCTGCCTGTGCGGAGCGTTCCTGGTCTGCCGCGCCATCACCCGGTCGCCCGCGGGCCGGGTGCTGATCGCCATCCGCGACAGCGAGACCCGCGTGCTCTTCTCCGGCTACTCGCCCGCCGCCTTCAAGCTCTTCGTGTTCATCGTGTCCGCGGCGCTGGCCGGCGTGGCCGGCGCGCTCTACGTCCCGCAGGTCGGCATCATCACGCCCGCGAAGATCGGCGTGCTCCCGTCCATCGAGATGATCATCTGGGTCGCGGTGGGCGGGCGGGGGACGCTGCTGGGCGCGGTGGTGGGCGCGATCGGGGTCAACTGGCTACAGAGCATCCTCACCACCACGTATCCGGATCTCTGGCTGCTCGTGCTGGGCAGCCTCTTCGTGGCGGTGGTTCTGTTCTTTCCCGACGGGGTGGTCGGCACCGCACGCCGGCTCGGAATGCGGCTTCGGCGGCTCCCGCGCGCCGCTGGCGCGGGGGGACGGTTGATCGGGCGCCCCGATGAGGGCCGAGGGCCCGAAGAGGCCGCACCGCGAACCAATGTCTCCCACGTCCAGGCGCCCCGATGAGGGCCGAGGGCCCGAAGAGGCCGCACCGCAAACCAATGTCCCCCACGTTCAAGCGCCCTGAATGACCTCGATCATCTACCTGGAGAGCGTCACCGTCGAGTTCGACGGGTTCAGGGCGCTCCACGACCTGAACTTCTTCATGGACCACCGGGAGCTGCGCGTGGTGATCGGGCCCAACGGAGCAGGCAAGACCACGTTGCTCGACGTGATCTCGGGCAAGGTGCAGCCGACGTCCGGCCGGGTCATCTTCGGCAAGCACACCGACCTCATCGGGCGACGGGAGAACGAGATCGCGAGCCTCGGGATCGGGCGGAAGTTCCAGACCCCGTCGATCTTCGAGAATCTGAGCGTGCGCGAGAACCTGGAGCTGTCGCTGGCCCGGCCCAGCAAGGGCGTCCTGGCCACCCTGCGGTCGCGGCTGTCCGGCGAGCAGCAGGCGCGCATCGAGGAGACGCTCGAGCGCATCGGCCTGGAGGGCCGCGGCGGAGAGCGGGCGGGCGGCCTGTCCCACGGCGAGAAGCAGTGGCTCGAGATCGGCATGGTGATCGTGCAGCAGGCGGAGCTGCTGCTGGTGGACGAGCCGGTGGCCGGGATGACCGACGAGGAGACCGCGCGCACCGCCGAGCTGTTGCAGGCCATCGCGCGCGATCGGGCGGTGCTGGTCATCGAGCACGACATGGAGTTCGTGCGCAGCCTGGCCCGGCGGGTCACCGTGCTCCACGAGGGCCGCGTGCTCTGCGAGGGCTCGGTGGACGAGGTGCAGCAGGATCCGCGCGTGCGAGAGGTCTATCTCGGGCGCAGTCACGCTCCCGCCGAGGCCGCGCATGCTTGAGGTGCGGGGCCTCGACGTGGCTTACGGCGAGAGCCAGGTGCTGTGGAACGTCTCGCTGGACGTGCCCGCGGGCACGGTGGTGTGTCTGATGGGCCGCAACGGGGTCGGCAAGACCACGCTGCTGAAGTCGATCATGGGGCTGCTGCCGGTCCGATCCGGCAGCGTGAAGTTCGACGGCCACGATCTCGGGGGACGGAGGCCCGAGGAGCGGGCCGCGCGCGGCATCGGGTACGTGCCGCAGGGCCGCGAGATCTTCCCGAACCTCACCGTGCAGGAGAACCTGCGCATGGGCCTGCTGGGCCGGCGCCGCGCCGGCGGCGACGGCGAGGGCGACCCGCTCGCGCGCGTGTTCGCGCTGTTTCCGAAGCTCCCCGCGCTGCTCGGGCGCAAGGGCGGCGTGCTGTCCGGCGGCGAGCAGCAGCAGCTGGCGATCGCGCGGGTGCTCCTGGCCGGGCCGAAGCTGCTCCTGATGGACGAGCCGACCGAGGGCATCCAGCCGTCGGTGATCGATCAGATCGAAGAGGCCATCGAGCGGATCAAGGACCAGGGCATCTCCGTGCTCCTCGTCGAGCAGTATCTCGAGTTCGCGTGGCGGCTGGCCGGCGCCTACGCGATCATGCGCAAGGGCACCATCGTGTCCACCGGCGCCACGAAGGAGCTCCGGGAGGATATGGTCCGGCAGCACCTGACGGTTTAAACTCCCGCCCATGCATCTGACGCCCCGGGAGCAGGACAAGCTGCTCGTCTTCACCGCCGCCGAGCTGGCGCGCCGGCGCCGGGGGCGTGGCCTCAGGCTGAACTATCCCGAGGCCCTGGCCCTCATCACCGCCGAGATCCTCGAAGGCATCCGCGACGGTCGCTCCGTCTCCGACCTGATGGCCTTCGGCATCACCATCCTGACCCGCGACGACGTGATGGACGGCGTGCCCGAGATGCTCGAGGAGGTGCAGGTCGAGGGCACGTTCCCGGACGGGACGAAGCTGGTGACGATTCACCACCCGGTTCGGTGATGGAGCCGAGCGTGGTGCGCCCGACCCAAGGCGGGCAGGATCCCGAACGTCCGCGGCTCGGGGGAGCGCGGGAGATGCTGGCCGAAGCAAACGGTCGTCCGCGGCCTGGGGGAGTGCCGGGGCCATTTCTGGGCCCCCGCAGCTGAAAAGCCTTACAGAAGTAGACCGTCCTGGATCGAGGAACGCATGATCCCTGGTGAATATCTGCTGGGCGAGGGAGATATCGAGGCGAACGTGGGGCGGCGCACCCTGCAGCTGACGGTGGCCAATACGGGGGATCGGCCAATCCAGGTCGGGTCGCACTTCCACTTCTTCGAGGCGAATCGGGCGCTGCGGTTCGAGCGCGCAAAAGCGTTCGGCATGCGGCTCAACGTGCCCGCCGGCACCGCGGTGCGCTTCGAGCCGGGCGACGAGAAGGTCGTGACGCTGGTGGAGCTGGCGGGCGCGCGCGAGGTCTACGGCCTGAACGCGCTCACCGAGGGCTCGACGGCGGAGAGCCGGCGTGCCGCGAGCCTCGCGCGGGCCGCGAAGGGCGGCTTCGAGGGATCGCGCCCGTGAGCCTGCGGCTCCCGCGCCGCCAGTACGCCGATCTCTACGGCCCGACCGTCGGCGACCGGGTCCGCCTCGCCGACACGGATCTGCTGATCGAGGTCGAGCGCGACTTCACGTCGTACGGCGACGAGGTGAAGTTCGGGGGCGGGAAGGTGATCCGCGACGGCATGGGGCAGTCGGCCCGCGCGACCGCCGGCGAGGGCGTGCTCGATCTCGTCATCACCAACGCGCTCATCCTGGACCACTGGGGCGTCGTGAAGGCCGACATCGGCATCCGGGCCGGCCGCATCGCGGGCATCGGCAAGGCCGGCAATCCCGACATCATGGCCGGCGTCAGCCCCGGCATGGTGATCGGCGCCTCCACCGAGGTCATCGCGGGCGAGGGACGGATCATCACCGCGGGCGGCATCGATAGCCACATCCACTTCATCTGCCCGCAGCTGGTCGACGAGGCGCTCTCGGCGGGGTTGACCACCCTGATCGGGGGCGGCACCGGACCCGCTACCGGCACCGCGGCCACGACGTGCGCGCCCGGGGCCTGGAACATCCACCGCATGCTCGAGGCCGCGGAGGCCATGCCCATGAACCTGGGCTTCCTCGCCAAGGGCAACGCCTCGCGCGCGGAGCCCCTGCGCGAGCAGGTGGAGGCCGGCGCCATCGGACTGAAGCTGCACGAGGATTGGGGGACGACGCCGGCCGCCATCGACGCGGCGCTCGAGGTGGCCGAGGCCATGGACATCCAGGTGGCCATCCACACCGACACCCTGAACGAGGCGGGCTTCGTCGAGGAATCGATCCGCGCGTTCAAGGGCCGGACGATCCACACCTATCACACCGAGGGCGCCGGCGGCGGCCACGCTCCCGACATCATCCGGGTCGTCGGCGAGTCCAACTGCCTGCCGTCCTCCACGAACCCGACGATGCCGTTCACCGTCAACACCATGGACGAGCATCTCGACATGCTCATGGTCTGCCATCACCTCAACGCGAAGATCCCCGAGGACCTGGCCTTCGCGGAGTCGCGCATCCGGGCCGAGACCATCGCGGCCGAGGACGTGCTGCACGACCTGGGCGCGATCAGCATGCTCTCCTCCGACTCGCAGGCGATGGGCCGCATCGCCGAGGTCATCTCGCGCACCTGGCAGACCGCGCACAAGATGAAGACGCAGCGCGGGTCGCTGCCCGGCGACGGCCGGCACGACAACACGCGGGCCAAGCGGTACGTGGCCAAGTACACGATCAATCC includes:
- the urtB gene encoding urea ABC transporter permease subunit UrtB, whose amino-acid sequence is STLEEVSTGRSLRIAIRPLIDAFSGQSDLVSPDPATRRAAATKMGYTGDADTLKVLQEAHGKEGDRWVRFAMDEAVALIRLRTGGEPERVAAAETLGHLRSANAMEPLDQIAGDPQSPAPLATAARDAIKRIERWGLFTQGIEIAFQGLSLSSILLLMALGLAIVFGLMGVINMAHGELMALGAYATFLMQGWFTAHFPAYFDYYFLVALPFAFLVSATAGLILERGVIRFLYGRPLETLLLTWGVSLIIQQGLRLWFGAANVDVTSPGWLSGGIPVMVGVQLPYNRLFIIGLAAVCVAAMYLLLFRTDAGLRIRAVTQNRGMAACLGVRARWVDAGTFALGAGLAGLAGCAITQIGNVGPELGQNYIVDSFMVVVTGGVGKLLGSILAAIGIGGLNKIIEPGMGAVFGKVLILVLVILFIQRRPSGLFATKGRYAES
- the urtC gene encoding urea ABC transporter permease subunit UrtC, whose protein sequence is MRSPERWGLLAAATVLVVLLPALNALPAGSPLRVSDFTLNLFGKFLAYAILALGIDLIWGYTGVLSLGHGVFFGLGAYAMGMHLMLEIGTRSVYGNVLPDFMVWNRVTELPLFWKPFYSVPFTLVAVLVVPALFAFVFGYLTFRSRIRGVYFSIITQALALSTWLMFNRNAMNLGGTNGLSGFKSIFGFGLNSPATQRTLYVATALCLCGAFLVCRAITRSPAGRVLIAIRDSETRVLFSGYSPAAFKLFVFIVSAALAGVAGALYVPQVGIITPAKIGVLPSIEMIIWVAVGGRGTLLGAVVGAIGVNWLQSILTTTYPDLWLLVLGSLFVAVVLFFPDGVVGTARRLGMRLRRLPRAAGAGGRLIGRPDEGRGPEEAAPRTNVSHVQAPR
- the urtD gene encoding urea ABC transporter ATP-binding protein UrtD; translation: MTSIIYLESVTVEFDGFRALHDLNFFMDHRELRVVIGPNGAGKTTLLDVISGKVQPTSGRVIFGKHTDLIGRRENEIASLGIGRKFQTPSIFENLSVRENLELSLARPSKGVLATLRSRLSGEQQARIEETLERIGLEGRGGERAGGLSHGEKQWLEIGMVIVQQAELLLVDEPVAGMTDEETARTAELLQAIARDRAVLVIEHDMEFVRSLARRVTVLHEGRVLCEGSVDEVQQDPRVREVYLGRSHAPAEAAHA
- the urtE gene encoding urea ABC transporter ATP-binding subunit UrtE, with product MLEVRGLDVAYGESQVLWNVSLDVPAGTVVCLMGRNGVGKTTLLKSIMGLLPVRSGSVKFDGHDLGGRRPEERAARGIGYVPQGREIFPNLTVQENLRMGLLGRRRAGGDGEGDPLARVFALFPKLPALLGRKGGVLSGGEQQQLAIARVLLAGPKLLLMDEPTEGIQPSVIDQIEEAIERIKDQGISVLLVEQYLEFAWRLAGAYAIMRKGTIVSTGATKELREDMVRQHLTV
- a CDS encoding urease subunit gamma, producing the protein MHLTPREQDKLLVFTAAELARRRRGRGLRLNYPEALALITAEILEGIRDGRSVSDLMAFGITILTRDDVMDGVPEMLEEVQVEGTFPDGTKLVTIHHPVR
- the ureB gene encoding urease subunit beta, which translates into the protein MIPGEYLLGEGDIEANVGRRTLQLTVANTGDRPIQVGSHFHFFEANRALRFERAKAFGMRLNVPAGTAVRFEPGDEKVVTLVELAGAREVYGLNALTEGSTAESRRAASLARAAKGGFEGSRP
- the ureC gene encoding urease subunit alpha yields the protein MSLRLPRRQYADLYGPTVGDRVRLADTDLLIEVERDFTSYGDEVKFGGGKVIRDGMGQSARATAGEGVLDLVITNALILDHWGVVKADIGIRAGRIAGIGKAGNPDIMAGVSPGMVIGASTEVIAGEGRIITAGGIDSHIHFICPQLVDEALSAGLTTLIGGGTGPATGTAATTCAPGAWNIHRMLEAAEAMPMNLGFLAKGNASRAEPLREQVEAGAIGLKLHEDWGTTPAAIDAALEVAEAMDIQVAIHTDTLNEAGFVEESIRAFKGRTIHTYHTEGAGGGHAPDIIRVVGESNCLPSSTNPTMPFTVNTMDEHLDMLMVCHHLNAKIPEDLAFAESRIRAETIAAEDVLHDLGAISMLSSDSQAMGRIAEVISRTWQTAHKMKTQRGSLPGDGRHDNTRAKRYVAKYTINPAIAHGIAHEVGSVEVGKLADLVVWKPAFFGVKPELVLKGGLIAVAAMGDPNASIPTPQPVRYRPMFAAYGAAVSSTSLTFLSRAATEDGVAARLGLRKATATVRGCRGLTKAAMINNSYLPRMEVDAETYEVRADGQLLTCAPASVLPLAQRYFLF